Proteins encoded within one genomic window of Ammonifex degensii KC4:
- the ccsA gene encoding cytochrome c biogenesis protein CcsA, which yields MSPWETQSFTLAFIAFILSLAFYAVYYWVKKENLARLAYYLLVLGALALSVNILARSITSGRWPFANTYEFLLLLLWGAGIAALYAVKRYHLPDLGVYLSPVLVALMAYAFYLRRAAAPLVPALQSYWLQLHVATAIVAYGAFTLAFALAVMYLRRPNPNLERLTYYTIAFGFAFQTLLLITGAVWAEEVWGAWWSWDPKETWALITWVVYALYLHGFTRGYWRGRKAAWVAVIGFLVMLFTLFGVNYLLGGLHSEYR from the coding sequence ATGTCGCCCTGGGAAACCCAAAGCTTCACTTTAGCCTTTATCGCCTTCATCCTCTCTTTAGCCTTTTACGCCGTCTACTACTGGGTGAAAAAAGAGAACCTGGCCCGCCTGGCCTACTATCTCCTGGTCCTAGGGGCCCTGGCCCTTTCGGTAAACATCCTGGCCCGCAGCATAACCAGCGGCCGCTGGCCCTTCGCCAACACGTACGAATTCCTGCTTCTCCTCTTGTGGGGCGCGGGGATTGCCGCCCTTTACGCCGTCAAGCGCTACCACCTTCCCGACCTGGGAGTATACCTCTCCCCCGTACTGGTGGCCCTCATGGCTTACGCCTTTTATCTTCGCCGGGCCGCCGCCCCGCTGGTCCCCGCCCTGCAGAGTTACTGGCTGCAGCTCCACGTGGCCACCGCCATAGTGGCCTACGGCGCCTTCACCTTAGCCTTCGCTCTGGCGGTGATGTACCTCCGGCGTCCCAACCCTAACCTGGAAAGACTCACCTATTACACGATAGCCTTCGGCTTCGCCTTCCAGACCCTGCTACTCATCACTGGTGCCGTCTGGGCGGAGGAAGTATGGGGAGCCTGGTGGAGCTGGGATCCCAAAGAGACCTGGGCCCTTATAACCTGGGTGGTCTACGCCCTTTACCTCCACGGTTTCACCCGCGGTTACTGGCGCGGGCGCAAGGCCGCCTGGGTAGCTGTCATAGGCTTCTTGGTGATGCTCTTCACCCTCTTCGGGGTCAACTACCTGCTGGGAGGACTGCATAGCGAATACCGTTAA
- a CDS encoding MerR family DNA-binding transcriptional regulator translates to MRKAAEILGVHPITLRRWEKTGKIRCIRTPSGQRRFPRSEILRLVGEDLPSGRRAVVYARVSSAKLTVFSAKLYGSRSKEFRKK, encoded by the coding sequence TTGCGCAAAGCAGCCGAAATACTCGGCGTGCACCCCATTACCCTGCGCCGTTGGGAAAAGACGGGCAAGATCCGCTGTATCCGCACGCCTTCCGGGCAGAGGCGCTTTCCCAGAAGTGAAATCTTGCGCCTTGTGGGAGAAGATTTGCCTTCCGGCCGCAGGGCCGTCGTTTACGCCCGCGTATCTTCGGCCAAACTCACCGTGTTTTCCGCCAAGCTGTACGGCTCACGGAGCAAAGAGTTCCGCAAAAAGTAA
- a CDS encoding radical SAM/SPASM domain-containing protein, translated as MLSVSKMVSGQEELGDKLRYVGKVETARPVVVWNSTRACNLRCRHCYASATPGPAPGEMTTEEARRFIQGLAKTEVPVLLFSGGEPLLRPDFFELVNYARSLGLRPVISTNGTLIDRAVARKLKELGVGYVGISLDGLKEFNDRMRGVPGAFEAALEGIRACREVGQRVGLRFTITRDNYREIPKIFDLVEEEKIDRVCFYHLVSVGRGKNLQQEDLEPEAKRQVLDLIIERALYFHRKGIKKEILTVDNHADGVYLYLQLQGEKPDWAEKVYVWLKANGGNRSGIGIGAVDWWGNVYPDQFTHNHKLGNVKEKSFGTIWFEDPPELLVMLRDRRRYLKGRCARCRWLDLCNGNFRARAEAVYGDFWAPDPGCYLTDTEIGL; from the coding sequence ATGCTCAGTGTCTCGAAGATGGTCTCCGGGCAGGAGGAGCTGGGAGACAAGCTCCGCTACGTGGGAAAGGTAGAGACGGCCAGACCGGTGGTAGTGTGGAACTCCACCCGGGCTTGCAATCTGCGCTGCCGCCACTGCTATGCCAGCGCTACTCCGGGGCCGGCGCCGGGAGAAATGACTACCGAGGAAGCCCGGAGGTTTATCCAGGGTCTGGCGAAAACCGAGGTACCGGTCCTTCTCTTCTCCGGGGGAGAGCCACTCTTGCGCCCGGACTTTTTCGAACTGGTGAACTACGCCCGCTCTCTAGGGTTGCGGCCAGTGATTTCCACCAACGGCACCCTGATCGACCGCGCAGTGGCACGGAAACTGAAAGAGCTCGGGGTGGGTTACGTGGGAATAAGCCTCGACGGCCTGAAAGAATTCAACGACCGGATGCGGGGGGTTCCCGGGGCCTTTGAAGCTGCTCTGGAAGGAATAAGGGCCTGCCGGGAAGTAGGCCAGCGAGTGGGGCTGCGCTTCACTATAACCAGGGACAACTACCGAGAAATACCCAAGATCTTTGACCTGGTGGAGGAAGAAAAGATAGACCGGGTCTGTTTTTACCACCTGGTGTCGGTGGGTCGGGGGAAGAACCTGCAGCAAGAGGATCTGGAACCGGAGGCCAAGCGGCAAGTCCTGGACCTCATCATCGAGCGAGCCCTCTATTTTCACCGGAAGGGAATAAAGAAGGAGATCCTCACGGTGGACAACCACGCCGATGGCGTCTACCTTTACCTGCAGCTCCAAGGGGAGAAACCGGACTGGGCAGAAAAGGTGTACGTCTGGCTCAAAGCCAACGGCGGCAACCGGAGCGGGATCGGGATAGGGGCGGTAGACTGGTGGGGGAATGTCTACCCGGACCAGTTCACCCACAACCACAAGCTCGGCAACGTGAAGGAAAAGAGCTTCGGTACCATCTGGTTCGAGGATCCCCCGGAGTTGCTGGTCATGCTGCGCGACCGGCGCCGCTACCTCAAGGGTAGGTGTGCCCGGTGCCGCTGGCTCGATCTCTGCAACGGCAACTTCCGTGCCCGGGCAGAGGCCGTCTACGGCGACTTCTGGGCTCCCGATCCCGGCTGCTACCTCACCGACACGGAGATAGGGCTTTAA
- a CDS encoding transposase codes for MGQANQKGLEGQHGNANTEIVYDEATNSFRLNIYIPPEPGDGSGRPRRDEDWVTVPLEVPVRYRPLLLKCLAEGRAYTVRVVRKAGRFDCLVSFSLQDEAEVDRTSPMAGMDLNPDVVAVTVVLPDGNLKVSRCFWCHDLVHASHEKREWIAGNLAREVADWLESLGVKQAALEELSFAQDHDTDRAFNRITHNFCKKLLFNRIVVALRKRGIAVFTVPAHFTSLIGFFKYSETYGLNTHQAAALVVARRALGFKEKVPKALVQKLLGRSPMEGWTHWKLWGRLFGVLKAARKKVSRYFNTRAFTPSAWLEHIFARAG; via the coding sequence GTGGGCCAGGCCAACCAGAAGGGGCTGGAGGGCCAGCACGGCAACGCCAATACAGAAATCGTCTACGATGAGGCAACAAACTCCTTCCGGCTCAACATCTACATACCGCCGGAGCCAGGGGACGGGAGCGGCAGGCCGAGGCGGGACGAAGACTGGGTCACCGTGCCCCTGGAAGTCCCCGTGAGGTACAGGCCCCTGCTCCTGAAGTGCCTGGCCGAGGGGAGGGCCTACACCGTCCGGGTGGTGCGGAAGGCGGGCAGGTTCGACTGCCTCGTTTCCTTTTCCCTGCAGGACGAAGCGGAAGTGGACAGGACCTCCCCCATGGCCGGGATGGACTTGAACCCCGACGTGGTGGCGGTGACCGTCGTCCTGCCGGACGGGAACCTCAAGGTCTCCCGCTGTTTCTGGTGCCACGACCTGGTCCACGCTTCGCACGAGAAGCGGGAGTGGATCGCGGGCAACCTGGCCAGAGAGGTGGCCGACTGGTTAGAGTCTTTGGGCGTGAAGCAGGCTGCCTTAGAGGAGCTTTCCTTTGCCCAGGACCACGACACCGACAGGGCGTTCAACCGGATCACGCACAACTTCTGCAAGAAGCTCCTCTTCAACCGCATCGTCGTGGCTTTAAGGAAGCGCGGCATCGCGGTGTTCACCGTGCCCGCGCATTTCACTTCGCTTATCGGCTTCTTCAAGTACTCTGAGACTTACGGGCTTAACACCCACCAGGCGGCGGCTCTGGTCGTGGCGCGCCGGGCGCTGGGCTTTAAAGAAAAAGTGCCGAAGGCCCTCGTCCAGAAGCTTCTCGGGCGTTCGCCGATGGAAGGATGGACGCACTGGAAGCTCTGGGGCAGGCTCTTTGGCGTGCTCAAGGCAGCCCGGAAGAAGGTCTCCCGCTACTTCAACACCAGAGCCTTCACTCCTTCCGCCTGGCTGGAGCACATCTTCGCCAGGGCGGGCTAA
- a CDS encoding sulfurtransferase TusA family protein, producing the protein MESLVDARGLLCPEPVLMVKREMERLGGKGRIKVLVDSGASKENISRLAKSQGWTVTISGEGPEFTLLLEKV; encoded by the coding sequence GTGGAAAGTCTGGTTGACGCACGGGGTTTGCTTTGCCCCGAACCGGTGTTAATGGTAAAGCGAGAAATGGAGCGCTTAGGAGGAAAGGGGAGGATAAAAGTCCTGGTAGATTCAGGGGCTTCCAAGGAGAATATAAGCAGGCTGGCCAAGAGCCAGGGTTGGACGGTCACCATAAGCGGGGAAGGGCCGGAGTTTACCTTGCTTCTAGAAAAGGTCTAG
- a CDS encoding selenium metabolism-associated LysR family transcriptional regulator, whose protein sequence is MKLSWLKTFVLIADKGSFSLAAKELDLTQPAVSKHIALLEAHLGVKLIDRDQRQVTLTEAGQALLPYARTIIKTLEEAEQAVRNLSASVRGTLNIGASTIPGHYVLPQLIRRFRERYPQVQVNLEIADTEKVWQQVLEHKICLGAVGAPPSSPALEAVPFATDEIVLVLPTPHPLAGKEVIPLELLPQLELVGREKGSGTRQTVEERLRQKGFPPERLRVVAEFSTTEAVLAAVEAGLGGAFVSRWAAESRRHKGNLCICRLEGISFERKLYLVYSRHRTLPHLARLFLNFATNQ, encoded by the coding sequence GTGAAACTCAGCTGGCTTAAAACTTTTGTCCTCATAGCCGATAAAGGTTCTTTCTCGTTGGCGGCGAAAGAGCTTGACCTTACCCAGCCCGCCGTTTCCAAGCACATAGCCCTCCTGGAGGCCCACTTAGGAGTGAAGCTCATAGACCGCGACCAGCGCCAGGTAACCCTGACGGAGGCCGGGCAGGCTTTGCTCCCTTACGCCCGCACCATCATAAAGACCCTGGAAGAAGCCGAGCAGGCCGTGCGCAACCTCTCTGCTTCGGTAAGGGGGACCCTCAATATCGGCGCTAGCACCATCCCGGGGCACTACGTCCTCCCCCAGCTCATTCGGCGCTTTCGGGAAAGGTACCCCCAAGTTCAGGTGAACCTAGAAATAGCCGATACGGAAAAGGTCTGGCAGCAGGTGCTGGAGCACAAGATCTGCCTGGGCGCCGTGGGAGCCCCGCCTTCCTCCCCTGCCCTAGAGGCCGTCCCCTTCGCCACCGACGAAATAGTCCTGGTCCTTCCCACTCCGCACCCCCTGGCCGGCAAGGAGGTAATCCCCTTGGAGCTTTTACCCCAACTGGAGCTGGTGGGGAGGGAGAAGGGGTCGGGAACCCGGCAGACGGTGGAAGAACGTCTGCGGCAAAAGGGCTTCCCCCCGGAAAGGCTGCGGGTGGTGGCCGAGTTTAGCACCACCGAGGCGGTGCTGGCTGCCGTGGAGGCAGGGCTGGGAGGAGCTTTTGTTTCGCGCTGGGCGGCCGAGAGCCGCCGCCATAAGGGAAACCTCTGCATCTGCCGGCTAGAAGGGATCTCTTTCGAAAGGAAGCTTTACCTGGTTTACTCCCGCCACCGCACCCTGCCCCACCTGGCCCGGCTTTTTCTTAACTTCGCCACAAACCAATAA
- the glmU gene encoding bifunctional UDP-N-acetylglucosamine diphosphorylase/glucosamine-1-phosphate N-acetyltransferase GlmU: protein MELTAVILAAGKGTRMKSRLPKVLHKVAGRPMLDFVLEAVEQAGASRIIAVVGHGGEEVATAVGNRAEIVWQREQLGTGHALLQAREALAGHEGDILVLPGDVPLVRGETLRSFWQAHRQKGAAATVLTTELEDPTGYGRIVRDAEGRLRRIVEHKDATPAEREIKEVNTGIYCFRPVVFQVLPKIRPDNVQKEYYLTDAVDLLLQEGLEVACFKGENPEEFLGINDRRQLAEAEGIIRRRVAEKLMEAGVTILAPALTFIDPGVQVGADTIIYPFTFLEGETTVGEGCVIGPWSRLKDAVLGREVVIEGGTVVIGARLEDGAKAGPFAYLRPGTVLRSGARVGTFVEVKNSVVGPESKVPHLSYIGDAEIGAKVNVGAGTITCNYDGERKWPTVIEDFAFIGSNTNLVAPVRVGRGAYIGAGSTITKDVPPEALGIARSRQVNIPDWVKRKRR, encoded by the coding sequence ATGGAACTGACGGCAGTGATTCTGGCAGCTGGCAAGGGGACGCGGATGAAGTCCCGCCTTCCTAAAGTGCTGCACAAGGTCGCCGGGCGGCCTATGTTAGACTTCGTGCTGGAAGCGGTGGAGCAGGCCGGTGCCTCCCGGATAATCGCGGTGGTGGGGCACGGGGGCGAGGAGGTAGCGACGGCAGTAGGAAATAGGGCGGAAATAGTCTGGCAGCGGGAGCAGCTAGGCACGGGCCACGCCCTTTTGCAGGCGAGGGAAGCACTGGCTGGCCATGAAGGAGACATTCTAGTATTGCCTGGTGACGTCCCGCTAGTGCGCGGGGAGACCCTGCGCTCCTTCTGGCAGGCCCACCGGCAGAAAGGGGCGGCGGCTACGGTGTTGACTACCGAACTGGAGGACCCCACGGGCTACGGGCGTATCGTCCGCGATGCGGAAGGGAGACTCAGGCGCATTGTGGAGCACAAAGACGCGACGCCGGCCGAAAGGGAGATCAAAGAGGTTAATACCGGCATTTACTGCTTCCGGCCCGTTGTCTTCCAGGTCCTCCCCAAGATAAGGCCGGATAACGTGCAGAAGGAGTATTACTTGACCGATGCGGTGGACCTGCTTCTGCAGGAAGGGCTGGAGGTGGCCTGCTTTAAAGGGGAGAACCCGGAAGAGTTCCTGGGTATCAACGATCGGCGACAACTGGCTGAAGCGGAAGGGATAATAAGGCGGCGGGTGGCGGAGAAGCTCATGGAGGCGGGGGTAACCATACTGGCGCCGGCACTCACCTTCATCGATCCGGGCGTGCAGGTGGGGGCGGACACCATCATTTACCCCTTCACCTTTTTGGAAGGAGAGACTACGGTGGGGGAGGGCTGTGTCATAGGCCCCTGGTCGCGCTTAAAAGATGCCGTTTTGGGCCGGGAGGTGGTGATAGAGGGAGGAACGGTGGTAATTGGGGCCCGACTGGAGGACGGGGCTAAAGCGGGTCCTTTCGCTTACCTCCGCCCGGGCACGGTGTTGCGGTCGGGAGCCCGGGTCGGTACCTTTGTAGAGGTGAAAAATTCTGTAGTGGGGCCGGAGAGCAAGGTTCCGCACCTGAGTTACATCGGCGATGCGGAGATAGGGGCTAAGGTCAATGTGGGAGCCGGCACTATTACCTGTAATTACGACGGCGAGCGGAAGTGGCCTACCGTTATAGAGGACTTCGCCTTCATCGGGTCTAATACTAACTTGGTGGCTCCGGTGCGCGTGGGACGGGGAGCTTACATAGGCGCCGGTTCCACCATTACCAAGGACGTGCCCCCTGAAGCCCTGGGAATAGCCCGGAGCCGACAGGTGAACATTCCCGACTGGGTAAAAAGAAAAAGGCGGTGA
- a CDS encoding multiheme c-type cytochrome — translation MGGVNFKNAAPYIIVVLLFILGVGINAIISAGREGPKAPGKEAVAGEYQLASSKCAECHEMWPYISTWMLSAHKKVSCDRCHTNIDLAAMEKAHAAGSYRQPIALKAPMDRGVCLGCHSGQRAPSMPGDLRDPHPAHFEAGIQCVSCHYGVTHFKINERDIFKLPDFSNPSNWRPELVKTIATLPYSRPTMQDCFNCHQTVFNPNFNPEKPMKASETPCAACHTQLTNPSQLPPAYR, via the coding sequence GTGGGGGGAGTTAACTTCAAGAACGCGGCCCCGTATATCATCGTGGTACTCCTTTTCATACTCGGCGTGGGGATAAACGCCATAATAAGTGCCGGCCGGGAGGGTCCGAAGGCCCCGGGAAAAGAAGCGGTGGCAGGAGAATATCAACTCGCCAGCTCTAAATGCGCCGAGTGTCACGAGATGTGGCCCTACATCTCCACCTGGATGCTTTCCGCCCACAAGAAGGTTAGCTGCGACCGCTGCCATACTAATATCGATCTGGCGGCCATGGAGAAGGCCCACGCTGCGGGTAGCTACCGGCAGCCCATAGCGCTTAAGGCCCCCATGGATCGAGGGGTTTGTCTGGGATGCCACAGCGGCCAGCGGGCGCCTTCCATGCCGGGAGATCTGAGAGACCCGCACCCAGCCCACTTCGAAGCAGGCATCCAATGCGTCTCTTGCCACTACGGGGTCACGCACTTCAAGATCAACGAGCGCGACATCTTCAAGCTCCCCGACTTCAGCAACCCGAGCAACTGGCGCCCGGAGCTGGTAAAGACCATAGCCACGTTGCCTTACTCCCGTCCTACCATGCAGGACTGCTTCAACTGCCACCAGACCGTGTTCAACCCCAACTTCAATCCCGAAAAACCCATGAAGGCTTCCGAAACGCCCTGTGCCGCCTGCCACACCCAGCTTACCAATCCCTCGCAGCTGCCTCCTGCCTACCGCTAA
- the yedE gene encoding YedE family putative selenium transporter — protein MPDKVRIGIAGVMVGILALLLMKFGNPPNMGFCIACFLRDIAGALGLDHATKVQYLRPEIVGLVLGAWLTALFTREFRPIGGAAPWTRFTLGFFAMIGFLAFLGCPLRMVLRLAAGDLNALVGLAGLITGVIIGIFFINRGYSLGRAQPQSRVGGYLFPGVMLILLVFIFVKPSFILQSKTGPGSMHAPVLLSLAAGLILGFLAQRVRLCMVGGFRDYFFFRETYLLTGFFAILITAFLGNVFWLHTFKLGFAGQPIAHTEALWNFLGMTLGGLASVLLGGCPLRQLVAAAEGNMDAATAVTGMIVGAAIAHNFNLAASPQGLPPNGQFAVIFGLIITALIGWLSRPVTARQQVQA, from the coding sequence TTGCCGGACAAGGTTCGTATAGGGATTGCGGGCGTGATGGTGGGCATCTTGGCTCTCCTGCTCATGAAGTTCGGCAACCCGCCTAACATGGGGTTCTGCATCGCCTGCTTCCTGCGGGACATCGCTGGTGCTTTAGGGCTTGACCACGCCACCAAAGTTCAGTACCTGCGCCCGGAGATCGTGGGCTTGGTGCTGGGAGCTTGGCTCACCGCACTTTTCACCAGGGAGTTTAGGCCGATAGGGGGAGCTGCCCCCTGGACCCGGTTCACCCTGGGCTTCTTTGCCATGATAGGTTTCCTGGCCTTTCTGGGCTGTCCCCTGCGCATGGTGCTGCGCCTGGCCGCCGGCGACCTCAATGCCCTAGTAGGTTTGGCGGGACTGATAACGGGGGTAATTATCGGCATCTTCTTTATCAACCGGGGATACAGCCTGGGGAGAGCCCAGCCGCAGAGCCGCGTGGGAGGCTACCTTTTTCCCGGCGTAATGCTTATTTTGCTCGTCTTCATCTTCGTAAAACCTTCTTTCATCCTCCAGAGCAAGACCGGTCCAGGGAGCATGCACGCCCCGGTGCTCCTTTCCCTGGCCGCCGGCTTAATCCTAGGCTTTCTGGCCCAGCGCGTGCGCCTCTGCATGGTGGGTGGCTTCCGAGACTACTTCTTCTTCCGCGAGACTTATCTCCTCACCGGCTTCTTTGCTATCCTCATAACCGCCTTTCTGGGTAACGTTTTCTGGCTGCACACCTTCAAGCTGGGATTTGCCGGGCAACCGATCGCTCATACGGAAGCCTTGTGGAACTTCCTGGGCATGACTTTGGGCGGCCTGGCCTCTGTACTTCTGGGAGGCTGCCCGCTGCGGCAATTGGTCGCGGCCGCCGAAGGAAATATGGATGCGGCCACGGCGGTAACCGGCATGATCGTGGGCGCGGCCATCGCGCACAACTTCAACTTGGCAGCTTCACCTCAGGGTCTGCCGCCTAACGGCCAGTTCGCCGTTATCTTCGGGCTGATTATCACCGCCCTCATCGGGTGGCTCAGCCGCCCCGTAACCGCCAGGCAGCAGGTCCAAGCGTAG
- a CDS encoding FmdB family zinc ribbon protein, whose protein sequence is MPIFEFKCSDCGHLFEKLFLDSKEEVVLECPQCHSHNLERVVSRVNYVMGTKGKGPKITTKSCGPGSTCATIEIPGRDD, encoded by the coding sequence ATGCCTATTTTCGAGTTCAAGTGTTCTGACTGCGGGCACCTGTTTGAAAAGCTTTTCCTCGATTCCAAAGAGGAAGTGGTACTCGAGTGCCCCCAGTGCCACTCGCACAACTTGGAGCGGGTCGTGAGCCGGGTAAACTACGTGATGGGAACCAAGGGAAAAGGTCCTAAGATTACCACCAAATCCTGCGGTCCGGGCAGCACCTGCGCCACCATCGAAATTCCCGGGAGGGATGATTAA
- a CDS encoding DVU0298 family protein, protein MTLPPKLHQKIEPALCPFCRSPIPRPQEVSPPERPSLMPVGQCPRCGAVYAYDATGRNLGAAFVDALVFACNLDWDLAWSLLPDEDYRQEIVEGYHLEGHFVVPEGVWQGRRVKGALFFVRLAEDLQEVARESLKQRLKNARPVKALGSEKETLPPPMPLSKQEVERLIAEYRLEPIIAAAQQDKKVTRYLQRLLCAGEELTRLRAAEALGRTLARLLESQPAVAVAVFQGFFNHFNDSSASPWGCIDAIGETTARAPDTFARYLPRLFPLLEDSSLQEAVLRALTRVAEAKPELLRKLAPRLPQLLQSPRPAVRGYAARLVGMLGVKEAVSYLQSLTQDQEEVFFYREGDFLRKKVGELAAEALTQLRSF, encoded by the coding sequence ATGACCTTGCCCCCAAAGCTGCACCAGAAGATTGAGCCAGCCCTTTGCCCTTTCTGCCGCTCTCCTATACCCCGGCCGCAGGAAGTAAGCCCCCCGGAAAGGCCTTCCCTCATGCCAGTAGGGCAGTGTCCCCGGTGCGGCGCCGTCTACGCCTACGATGCCACCGGGCGCAACCTGGGAGCGGCTTTCGTTGATGCTTTAGTCTTCGCCTGCAACCTGGACTGGGATTTAGCCTGGAGCCTTTTACCTGACGAAGACTACCGGCAGGAGATAGTGGAAGGATATCACTTGGAAGGGCACTTTGTGGTTCCAGAAGGAGTGTGGCAGGGAAGGCGAGTTAAAGGGGCGCTCTTTTTTGTGCGCCTGGCCGAGGACCTGCAGGAGGTCGCCCGCGAGAGCTTGAAGCAAAGGCTTAAGAACGCCCGGCCGGTAAAGGCTCTTGGAAGCGAGAAAGAAACGCTCCCTCCCCCTATGCCTCTAAGCAAGCAGGAAGTAGAGCGGCTGATAGCGGAGTACCGCCTGGAACCCATAATAGCGGCCGCCCAACAGGATAAGAAAGTAACCCGCTACCTGCAGAGGCTTCTCTGCGCCGGGGAGGAACTCACCCGCCTGCGCGCCGCCGAAGCTTTAGGCCGCACGCTGGCCCGGTTGCTGGAGAGCCAGCCGGCGGTAGCGGTAGCCGTCTTCCAGGGCTTTTTCAACCACTTCAACGACTCCAGCGCCTCCCCCTGGGGCTGTATAGACGCCATAGGGGAAACCACTGCCAGGGCGCCCGATACCTTTGCCCGCTACCTCCCTCGACTTTTCCCACTCCTGGAAGATTCTTCGCTGCAGGAGGCGGTTCTGCGGGCGCTCACCCGGGTGGCCGAGGCCAAGCCGGAACTCCTGCGCAAGCTGGCTCCCCGACTGCCGCAACTCCTGCAGAGTCCCCGGCCGGCCGTGCGCGGCTACGCCGCCCGACTGGTAGGAATGCTGGGAGTTAAGGAAGCAGTTTCCTACCTACAATCTCTCACCCAGGACCAGGAAGAAGTCTTCTTCTACCGCGAAGGGGATTTCCTCCGGAAGAAAGTAGGAGAACTGGCAGCAGAGGCCCTGACCCAGCTAAGAAGTTTTTAA
- a CDS encoding ribose-phosphate pyrophosphokinase, protein MFSRFKNMLIFSGNANPKLAADICQYLGVPLGDCVVGRFSDGEIFVRINENVRGADVFVIQPTCSPVNENLMELLIMIDALRRASARRITAVIPYYGYARQDRKTRGREPITAKLVANLITAAGARRVLTVDLHAGQIQGFFDIPVDHLPAGPLLAQHLMARGLKDVVVVSPDVGGVVRARELAKRIGAPLAIIDKRRPEPNEAEVMNVIGPVQGKTAVMVDDIIDTAGTITKGAEALMAWGAKEVYVVCTHPVFSGQAVERLKTPAIKEIFVTDTIPLPPEKRLDKITVVSVAPLLGEVIIRIHEDLSVSKLFD, encoded by the coding sequence TTGTTCTCGCGCTTTAAGAATATGCTCATCTTCTCCGGCAACGCCAACCCAAAGTTGGCAGCCGATATCTGTCAGTACCTGGGGGTCCCGCTGGGGGACTGCGTGGTGGGGCGCTTTTCCGACGGGGAGATCTTCGTGCGGATAAACGAGAACGTTCGCGGGGCGGATGTCTTTGTTATCCAGCCCACCTGTTCGCCGGTGAACGAGAACCTTATGGAATTGCTCATCATGATCGATGCCCTGCGGAGGGCATCGGCTCGTCGGATAACCGCCGTCATACCTTACTACGGCTACGCCCGCCAAGACCGCAAGACCAGGGGAAGAGAGCCTATAACGGCCAAGCTGGTGGCCAACCTTATCACTGCGGCCGGGGCGCGGCGGGTCCTCACGGTGGACCTGCATGCTGGGCAGATCCAGGGCTTTTTCGATATCCCGGTGGACCACTTGCCGGCGGGTCCCCTCCTGGCCCAGCACTTAATGGCGCGAGGGCTTAAGGATGTGGTGGTGGTTTCGCCAGACGTGGGCGGGGTGGTACGGGCCAGAGAGTTGGCCAAGCGCATAGGTGCTCCTCTGGCGATCATCGACAAGCGCCGTCCCGAGCCCAACGAGGCCGAGGTGATGAACGTCATAGGGCCGGTGCAGGGCAAGACGGCGGTCATGGTGGACGATATCATCGATACTGCCGGCACTATCACCAAGGGGGCCGAGGCCTTGATGGCCTGGGGGGCCAAGGAAGTCTATGTGGTCTGCACCCACCCGGTATTTTCGGGCCAGGCGGTGGAGAGGCTCAAGACCCCGGCCATCAAAGAGATATTCGTGACCGATACCATCCCCCTGCCGCCGGAAAAACGCTTGGACAAGATCACCGTGGTTTCGGTAGCTCCCTTGCTGGGTGAGGTAATCATCCGCATTCACGAGGACCTTTCAGTGTCCAAGCTCTTCGATTGA